DNA sequence from the Methanolobus psychrophilus R15 genome:
GAAATAGAATATCTTGAAACTGCTATCCAGTACCTGACCAGTGCCGCTTTTCATCTCAGGCAGGTAAAAGAAGACCAGCCAAATAGCAAGCGACATAAGAATGACAGTGGCGATAGTAAGTGCTTTTTCTGTGTTCCATTTTAAGGACATGCTGTCTCCTGTGACATAACCGATGCTTTACTTTTTATTTAAAGGCTTTTACTTTCAGGGTTCTTATTCCTGGATGGTGAATTCGAATACCAGATGCCCCACAGCAAAGAAGACGAGGTCATAGACAAGCAGGAGCCTCAATTCTGTATATATGGTGCTGATGTCACCATCTGCCAGTAGCTTGCCGGTTGCCATCACAGTCGGGATAAGGATTGGAATGATAAGTGGAAGCAGCAGTATGGGGAGCATTATTTCCCTTGCACGGGTGTTGACAGTGAGAGCTGATAGCAGCGTCCCGACAACGACAAAGCCCAAAGTACCGAGAAATATAACAAGTGCCAGGCCTGCAAAGCCGCTGATCTCATAATTGAACAGCACGACAAAGACCGGAATGGTCAGCAATTCAACAAGGACCATTACTACTGCACTGGATATCGTTTTACCTGTATAGATAGCTCCGCGGTCGACAGGGCAGAGTTTCAATCCTTCCAGGCATCCGTT
Encoded proteins:
- a CDS encoding ABC heme exporter, inner membrane subunit B → MIKSIHIAAKDLRSEFRTKQMLNSMFIFSLLVIVIFSIALGELLSQPDIIENLAPGILWIAFVFAGTLGLSRAFGSEMDNGCLEGLKLCPVDRGAIYTGKTISSAVVMVLVELLTIPVFVVLFNYEISGFAGLALVIFLGTLGFVVVGTLLSALTVNTRAREIMLPILLLPLIIPILIPTVMATGKLLADGDISTIYTELRLLLVYDLVFFAVGHLVFEFTIQE